A single region of the Ziziphus jujuba cultivar Dongzao chromosome 10, ASM3175591v1 genome encodes:
- the LOC107412388 gene encoding disease resistance protein RPV1-like produces the protein MASSSKYDVFLSFRGVDTRDSITSHLHSALVRRKLETYIDCRIEKGDEISPVLLKAIEDSKLSIIIFSENYAASPWCLDELVHIMDCKRRIAQFVIPIFYKIDPSSVRQQKQSYATAFDEHKVRFMGNSEKLQKWKDALAQAANLSGFDSATIRIESELVEAVVKDVLNKLNRETSSDLKGLVGIDRQIEQIESLLCIGSQDVRIIGIWGIGGIGKTTLADVVFNKLSSQFEGYFFLANVREESEKHGLDHLRNKLLWGLLDEENMNYGAPSIGYFDRERLRRKRVLAVLDDVNDISQLEFLAIANDRFGLGSRIIITTRDVQVLRNVGAQGMYKVEELNFDEALHLFCLNAFKNVSPPIEYTTLSRRVINYAKGIPLALKVLGSFLYQKTEEEWESALQKLKKFPHKAIQMS, from the exons ATGGCTTCTTCTTCTAAGTATGATGTATTTCTGAGTTTCAGAGGTGTTGATACTCGTGATAGTATCACCAGCCATCTTCATAGTGCTTTGGTAAGGAGAAAATTGGAGACCTACATAGACTGCAGAATTGAGAAAGGAGATGAAATCTCACCTGTCCTTCTCAAAGCAATCGAGGACTCAAAGCTCTCCATAATCATTTTCTCTGAAAACTATGCTGCTTCAccatggtgtttggatgaattGGTGCATATAATGGATTGCAAGAGAAGAATTGCACAATTTGTGATACCCATTTTCTACAAAATTGATCCATCAAGTGTACGGCAACAGAAGCAGAGTTATGCTACTGCTTTTGATGAACACAAAGTTCGTTTCATGGGGAATTCGGAGAAGCTTCAAAAGTGGAAAGATGCTTTGGCTCAAGCTGCCAATCTATCTGGCTTTGATTCGGCCACTATCAG GATTGAATCTGAATTGGTTGAGGCTGTAGTGAAAGATGTTTTGAACAAATTGAACCGTGAAACTTCTAGTGACTTAAAAGGTTTGGTTGGAATTGACAGACAGATTGAGCAAATTGAATCACTATTATGCATTGGTTCACAAGATGTTCGGATTATAGGTATTTGGGGCATAGGTGGTATAGGCAAGACTACACTCGCTGATGTTGTGTTTAACAAACTCTCTTCTCAATTTGAAGGTTACTTCTTTCTTGCAAATGTTAGGGAAGAATCAGAGAAACATGGATTAGATCATTTACGCAATAAACTTCTTTGGGGATTATTGGATGAAGAAAATATGAATTATGGCGCCCCATCTATAGGATATTTTGATAGAGAGAGGCTTCGTCGGAAAAGAGTTCTCGCTGTTCTTGATGATGTGAATGATATAAGCCAACTAGAATTTCTAGCAATAGCGAATGATCGGTTTGGCCTTGGAAGTAGAATCATTATTACCACTAGGGATGTGCAAGTGCTTAGAAATGTTGGAGCACAAGGAATGTACAAGGTTGAGGAATTGAACTTTGATGAAGCTCTCCATCTCTTTTGTTTGAATGCTTTCAAAAATGTCTCTCCACCAATAGAGTATACAACATTGTCGAGAAGAGTGATAAACTATGCTAAGGGCATTCCATTAGCTCTTAAAGTTTTGGGTTCGTTCCTTTATCAGAAGACGGAAGAAGAATGGGAAAGTGCATTGCAAAAACTGAAAAAGTTTCCTCATAAGGCAATTCAGATGTCTTGA